The genomic region taccgatcctgtgcaggtgttgttacacgtggtctgccactgtgaggacgatcaactgtccgtcctgtctccctgtagctctgtcttagatGTCTCAttgtacagacattgcaatttattgccctgcctacatctgcagtcctcatgcctccttgcagcatgtcgaaggcacattcacacagatgagcagggaccctgggcatctttcttttggtgtttttcagtcagtagaagggcctctttagtgtcctaagttttcataactgtgaccttaattgcctaccgcctgtaagctgttagtgttttaacgaccgttccacaggtgcatgttcattaattgtttatggtttattgaacaagcatgggaaacagtgtttaaaccctttacaattttttattttatttaatttcacctttatttaaccaggtaggcaagttgagaacaagttctcatttacaattgcgacctggccaagataaagcaaagcagttcgacacatacaacgacacagagttgcacatggagtaaaacaaacatacagtcaataatacagtagaaaaacaagtctatatacgatgtgagcaaatgaggtgagataagggaggtaaaggcaaaaaaaggccatggtggcaaagtaaatacaatatagcaagtaaaacactggaatggtagatttgcagtggaagaatgtgcaaagtagaaataaaactgctctgacagttggtgcttaaagctagtgagggagataagtgtttccagtttcagagatttttgtagttcgttccagtcattggcagcagagaactgtaaggagaggcggccaaagaaagaattggttttgggggtgactaaagagatatacctgctggagcgtgtgctacaggtgggagatgctatggtgaccagcgagctgagataaggggggactttaccttgcagggtcttgtagatgacatggagccagtgggtttggcgacgagtatgaagggagggccagccaacgagagcgtacaggtcgcaatggtgggtagtatatggggctttggtgacaaaacagattgcactgtgatagactgcatccaatttgttgagtagggtattggaggctattttgtaaattacaagggtatgtttggcagcataagtgaaggatgctttgttgcaaaataggaagccaattctagatttaactttggattggagatgtttgatatgggtctggaaggagagtttacagtctaaccagacacctaagtatttgtagttgtccacgtattctaagtcagagccgtccagagtagtgatgttggacaggcgggcaggtacaggtagcgatcggttgaagagcatgcatttagttttacttgtatttaagagcaattggaggccacggaaggagagttgtatggcattgaagcttgcctggagggttgttaacacagtgtccaaagaagggccagaggtatacagaatgttgtcgtctgcgtagaggtggatcagagactcagcagcaagagcgacctcattgatgtatatagagaagagagtcggtccaagaattgaaccctgtggcacccccatagagactgccagaggtccggacagcagacccgccgatttgacacactgaactctatcagagaagtagttggtgaaccaggagatgcaatcatttgagaaaccaacgctgtcgagtctgccgatgaggatgtggtgattgacagagtcgaaagccttggccagatcaatgaatacagctgcacagtaatgtttcttatcgatggtggttaagatatcgtttaggaccttgagcatggctgtggtgcacccatgaccagctctgaaaccagattgcagagcagagaaggtatggtgagatttgaaatggtcggtaatctgtttgttgacttggctttcgaagaccttagaaaggcatggtagcatagatataggtctgtagcagtttgggtcaagagtgtgtccccctttgaagagggggatgaccacagctgctttccaatctttgggaatctcagacgacacgaaagagaggttgaacaggctagtaataggggtggcaacaatttcggcagataattttaaaagggtccagattgtcgagcccggctgatttgtaggggtccatattttgcagctctttcagaacatcagctgaacggatttgggagaaggagaaatggggaaggcttgggcgagttgcagtgctgttgaccggggtaggagtagccaggtggaaagcatggccagccgtagaaaaatgcttattgaaattctcaattatggtggacagtgtttcctatcttcagtgcagtgggcagctgggaggaggtgttcttattctccatggactttacagtgtcccagaactttttggagttagtgttgcaggaaacaaatttctgcttgaaaaagctagccttggcttttctaactgcctgtgtataatgtgtacaatgaagatctgtgaagttatttggatttttacgaattatctttgaaagacatggtcctgaaaaagggacagttcttttttatttttttataatacCCACTGCTAGTAGCCATGTATAAATCTAACAGTAAAATGTCCCAAAAAACCTTGCAGTTGTAGCCTACCGCCCCAATGAGGCCTATTCACTCACAATGGCATATTCACATTTTGCATGCTCCGTATCACAAAGGCATATAAAATATCTTGTTTGCAAAATAGTTAGAGCTCAAAATTGAGAGTTGAGAAATAAACAAAAGTATACCTACAGAAACCGGAGAACCTCCTCACTCCAACCATGACAGCTGTGTTTTCCAAGCAACTGGATATTAAAATGTTATTCAAATCAGGACACTTTTTCCCccaggaaagggagagagtggcTCACGTGACACACCATGCCACAACAAAataggtacagggtcagggaggcTTTTATtacaggaatcatgaggataatgtactatactgtttGACCAAATCCTGGTTTTAGAAAAAGGATGTTTTGAGTGAAGTGACCATGTAGAATGTGCAGCTGCACcgatgtgaccaataaaaatatTCCCTCGCACAGCCAAGTCAAAGGGTGTCAAAATGAGACTAAATGGTCGCAGTCTGGAGACCTGAACAGGCCGGGGGATTAAACGGCCCGTTTCTGAATGTAAAATGCACCCAGTCAATTGAGATGCGTCCAGCCAATGCGCCGAAGAAGGGGAGAAACCTAACGCTGGTAATATGGTCAATCTTTGAACGGTTTAGGCTCGAGACAAGCGGTTATCTGTGATGTAATGGTGCAAACACTGcttgctttttctctctctagggCACTCAGAAACAGCGGTACTGTGAAGCCTAATCATTAAAACAATTATATCTGGTAGATTTGTTTTCTAGGAGCTAAACATTCCGAGCGGCACTAAAATATTTCGGAGCATATGCGATATGTCGCACATTAGAGCCTTGCCTATGACCTATATTTCAGTGTGCAGGAAACACTTAACTTTATCGCCTTCCTATAAATATCTTTTTTTATTTGTCAGTGAGCTTTCAACCAAACCATAGTGTTTTACATCGAGTTGATGGACCAGTAAATAAGTTAGTTGAACAATTCTATATTTCTTTTAATTTTGGTAAAATGTTTATTCTTATCCCCGGTTTAGCCCAGGCTAGTCTGCAATGGGCTTTTCCCCAAAGAAAGCAAAGGGCACTTACGGACTTCCATCCTCACAGCTTGACAGCGTTGAACAGGGCCGGCATCGTTCATAGCTTCACAGCTGTAGTCTCCTGTATCTATCACCAAAGCAGAGGGAAACTCCTGCAGCAGAGATATGGAGATGTATTTTAAATCAGTGACTTGTAAACAAAATGAACAActgaaatgagagaaagagagagtgagagagagatgtgaagtTGCCAAACAGTACTGTTGTGTTAAGGGCATTCGCATGCTTCCCAGCCAAAACAGTTCGTAACAGTTTGTGCATATGACAACATTTTGGTCTTCGGCAAGCTGTTTTTTTTTCTTGGTTGTTTGTCCGCACAACATTTTTTTCTCTAGGCAATCCAAAGTCCTCAGCCAAAGTACTCAGCCAAAGTCAACAGCCAAAGTCAACAGCCAAAGTCAACAGCCAAAGTCAACTCCCCTTcgttggtgattggtcaacagtagagattcttcaattaagtgtttgttgtcattcaacgtaATAATAAATAATTTATCCACATTTCTTCACTACTGCACCAAAAATATTAGCAAGATGTAAAATAGCACGACTAAGATCTCCTCGCCAAAAACGTCCAAATTAATGACAGATGTCTTGAGTTACCAGATTAAATTTGACTATTTTGAGGCGTCTCAAGATGGAAAAAGTACTATTGccgctttttaaaatgtttttcaagcaaaggttttttaagggagtatgcaagCACACTTGATAGTTTTGCCTAGCTGAGTTTGGCTAGCCGAACTGAAGCATGACGACTCCTTTCGCCTGCCGAGTTGACCATTCAGcacaaacacatctgggacctggGTTGTACTAATTAGGCTCCTCCCCAAAaatatattgtttttgttgtccATTGCAAAATGGTTTGATACAGTGTGCCCTTATGAATATGATCCAGGTGAGGTGTATTCAGCACCACTGACCAGGTTGCCATTGAGAGGATTGATCTTGTAGGTGTAGTTCTTGAAGGCAGGGAACTGGCTGGGGTTCTCAGGAAGAGGGGTCTTGTCCTTATACCACTTGTAGGTGGGGGAAGGAGACCCCTCTGCATCATGACAGGAGAGTAGCACGCGATGCCCCGTCGTCACAGAGGTAGGGATCCTACACATGGGCACGGATGGAGGTACTGCAGGAGGATGTAAGAGAGGTGGTGAGAGGCAGCAGAGAGTGAGAGCAGAGAGGCACTAACCTGTTTTAGTGACTCGAAAACCAGCTTGTTGCTGTTCTTATGGtctgtgtgttttatttatttattggctGGTGCAATCATCAATTAATAAAGTACTCTTATTTGATTAAATAATATTTACATCTTATGGCCGTGGTATCACAAATCAATTCACTCATATTGTCATAGCATCATGGCAACATGAAATGGTTTCTCAGTTTCTCACACTGGGATGAATGCAGTCCCACAAATAATCCTTCAAAAGCAGTGTCTAGCTCTGTTCTATAACAATaataattataaactgggtggttctagccctgaatgctaattggctgaaagccatggtatatcagactgtttACCattggtatgacaaaacattgagggctgtgtccaggcactccgcctTGCATCGTATGTAAGAACAgcccatagccgtggtatattggccatataccacaccccctcaagCCTTATTGGTTAATTAACAGGAAATGATAGATATGTTGCGCAACAGTTAGATGATAAGACTCTCCTTACCTAAAACAGTGAGATTCACGTTGACATCCCCAACATACTGTTTGTTAGACACCTCACATTGATACTGCCCGTTATCTTTGCGCGTCACCTTGCTGAACCTCAGCATCCCATCAAACTTGGTGACACGGCCCTCGTaaagtgctgagagagagagagcaagaaaatCAGCGATTATAAAAAAAAAACGTCATTATTATGGCAGGTAACTAATTTGTGAGAAGTATATCTAGCCCTAATGGTAGAAAAATGCAGAAGCAATCACGACACAAAGACAAGAAGGCATAGGTCATGCATTTCTTAGGAATCAAGTCTGAACAGTTTGTGTACTTACTGGTGGGTTTCCCATCGAAAATGACATAGGTCGTAGAACCCTTCATGTCCCTAAACTTCCACTCCACTCTGGCATCTGCCCCAAAGTCAGCCGAGGGAGTACAGTAAAGATCAGCCCCTGTAGAGATGAGATCGATCATTATAACTACATTGCTTGGGGATAAATATGCAAAATAGCATATAATAAATACAATAGATTTTCTAAAATACATTTTTCCTTgcttgtaacacacacacacacacacaatgacaggtGAAAGCTCTTGTTTATTTTAGAAACTGCCCATTTAGAGCTCATTTCCATTCTCCAGGACTTACCCTCATTCTCTTTAGCCCTCACATTTGGATTTTTGGTTGTAACCATGAAGGCCTCTACACctggggaaagggagagaaaagtAAAGCGAGCAGTCAGGGAAATGAAAGAGATGACATTGCATCTTTGGTATTCAAAACACCAAGTGCTCCAGTCTTACCACcacaacagaaacacacaccttCAGAGATGACCGGTTTAGTTTCTGCTGAACTTAGGAAGAACCTTTTAATGACACGCCCCTATCGCATTTTAAAGCCCTAAGAGCATGTCTGGTGCTCTGCCAACCAATGGCCTGAAGCCTTCTGACTGCTGACAAACTCTGGTAAATGTGACTCACTCCTCTGAAGTGAGCCAGAAACCTTCATGTGGAACTGGGCCAAAACAGTCTGAAGGGCCCTTTCAGAGTGGGAAACCAACAACACTAGATTATTTCCTGCTTAATAGAAATTGGATGGACATTTGGACAATAAAGCCTCTTTCTAAATTTGAATAGACTGGACTGTCAGTATGTCCACTCCAGACATTTAGAGCCTATGGTCCAGCCAGAGACCGACTGAGCAGTCACGCCATTCACCACCAAAAGTATGTGGCAGAGGCAGGTGGCACACATGACATTAGTAACAGTCACAAGCTGGGTAGTAATACTATACATTCCTTCGTCAGGTACATGCAGGATAGGACAGCCTAGCTCATTTCTACACACTAGTGTTGTATTAGAGGATATTATATATCcagccagtggtgtaaagtaactaTGTAAAAATACTCTGTATTTTACTATTTCTGAAAACTTTTACTCCCAGACATTTtcactgacacccaaaagtacaatACATTTTGAGTGCTCATGCAGGACAGCAATATAATCCAATTCACACACCTATCAATATATCACGgtatcatccctactgcctctgatctggtggattcactaaacacaaatacagcGTGTGTAAATTATACCCAAGTGTTGGAGTGTGTAAATTATACCCAAGTGTTGGAGTGTGTAAATTATACccaagtgttggagtgtgtccctggctgtttgtattttttatatattttttataataatTTTTCCTTATGGTTTGCGTAATATAAAgaatttgatgtatagcatttGCTTATGTTTAGCTCAACGCTTGAAACTAAGATTATAAATCACAGTGTTTTTGTACAGCACAAAGGCTGCCCAATAGTTCAGCGTTGCTCATAAGTGTCTTGTTAAAGGACCATATCACTAGGCCGACTTGACTCACAGCGGACTACAGCTTGAAAGTAGCTACACATTCTAACCGAGATGTAAATGCTTCCATACAGCGTTACAGCGTCGCTAGTGGAAAACCCGATACGTTTAGTTCTCGATTCGGAAGAATCTTGTCTCTTATAAATTACCGTGTCCAGTTACAGGTGGTACTCCAAAAAACAGAGAATATTTAGAAAGATAAATGGCGATTCCACACCAGTGGAGGAAGAAACTATTTTTTGCATCTTAGGTTGCCAGAACAATTTTCACCGAGAGACTTAAATTGGGAGTAAGGCTGTTTGACGtcctttttacatttgtatcacaatcatgat from Oncorhynchus masou masou isolate Uvic2021 chromosome 22, UVic_Omas_1.1, whole genome shotgun sequence harbors:
- the LOC135509713 gene encoding junctional adhesion molecule A-like, which produces MFVSGLVSVFLFFHATGVEAFMVTTKNPNVRAKENEGADLYCTPSADFGADARVEWKFRDMKGSTTYVIFDGKPTTLYEGRVTKFDGMLRFSKVTRKDNGQYQCEVSNKQYVGDVNVNLTVLVPPSVPMCRIPTSVTTGHRVLLSCHDAEGSPSPTYKWYKDKTPLPENPSQFPAFKNYTYKINPLNGNLEFPSALVIDTGDYSCEAMNDAGPVQRCQAVRMEVRNINTGGIVAGVIVALLALALLCFGLWYAHRKGYMPRKSESKPKPSVVYQPTSESGDEEDGEFRQKSSFVV